In one window of Maribacter sp. BPC-D8 DNA:
- the rpsC gene encoding 30S ribosomal protein S3 codes for MGQKTNPIGNRLGIIRGWESNWYGGNDYGDKLAEDDKIRKYIHARLSKASVSRVIIERTLKLITVTVTTARPGIIIGKGGQEVDKLKEELKKITNKEVQINIFEIKRPELDANLVAASVARQIESRISFRRAIKMAIAAAMRMNAEGIKIQISGRLNGAEMARSESYKDGRIPLSTFRADIDYALHEAQTTYGKLGIKVWIMKGEVYGKRDLSPLVGMQKDSSKGGKQEGGRKQRRRK; via the coding sequence ATGGGACAGAAAACAAATCCAATAGGAAATCGTCTAGGAATCATTAGAGGTTGGGAGTCTAACTGGTATGGTGGTAACGATTACGGAGATAAATTGGCCGAGGATGATAAAATACGTAAGTATATTCATGCGAGACTTTCTAAAGCTAGTGTTTCAAGAGTTATAATTGAACGTACTTTAAAATTAATCACTGTAACTGTAACAACTGCTAGACCTGGTATAATTATCGGGAAAGGTGGTCAAGAAGTTGATAAGTTGAAAGAGGAGTTGAAAAAAATCACCAACAAGGAGGTTCAGATCAATATCTTTGAAATAAAAAGACCTGAGCTTGATGCTAATTTAGTAGCAGCAAGTGTAGCTCGTCAAATAGAAAGTAGAATTTCTTTTAGAAGAGCAATAAAAATGGCAATCGCTGCAGCAATGCGTATGAATGCTGAGGGAATAAAGATTCAAATCTCTGGTAGATTGAATGGTGCTGAAATGGCACGTTCAGAATCTTATAAAGATGGTAGAATTCCACTATCGACTTTTAGAGCAGATATTGATTATGCTTTACATGAAGCTCAAACTACATATGGTAAACTTGGTATTAAAGTTTGGATTATGAAAGGTGAGGTATATGGTAAAAGAGATTTATCTCCATTAGTAGGAATGCAAAAAGATTCTTCTAAAGGTGGTAAGCAAGAAGGTGGAAGAAAACAACGTCGTAGAAAGTAA
- the rplN gene encoding 50S ribosomal protein L14 has protein sequence MLQQESRLKVADNTGAKEVLTIRVLGGTKRRYASIGDKIVVTVKEATPNGGIKKGAVSTAVVVRTKKEVRRPDGSYIRFDDNACVLLNPTGEMRGTRVFGPVARELRDKQFMKIVSLAPEVL, from the coding sequence ATGTTACAGCAAGAATCTAGACTAAAAGTAGCGGATAACACAGGAGCAAAGGAAGTTTTAACTATCCGTGTTCTTGGTGGTACCAAAAGAAGATATGCTTCAATAGGTGACAAAATAGTTGTTACTGTTAAAGAAGCTACTCCAAACGGAGGTATCAAGAAGGGTGCGGTTTCAACTGCTGTTGTAGTTCGTACAAAGAAAGAGGTTAGAAGACCTGATGGATCTTATATAAGATTTGATGATAACGCTTGTGTGTTATTGAATCCTACCGGAGAAATGAGAGGTACTCGTGTTTTTGGACCTGTAGCAAGAGAGCTTAGGGATAAGCAGTTCATGAAGATTGTATCATTGGCCCCAGAGGTATTATAA
- the rplE gene encoding 50S ribosomal protein L5, producing the protein MAYVARLKKEYKERIVAALTEEFGYSNVMQVPKLEKIVMSRGVGAAVADKKLIDHAIDEMTMITGQQAVATMSKKDVAAFKLRKGMPIGAKVTLRGERMYEFLDRLVTSALPRVRDFQGIKATGFDGRGNYNLGVTEQIIFPEVNIDKINRINGMDITFVTSADTDKEAKSLLTELGLPFKKN; encoded by the coding sequence ATGGCATACGTTGCAAGATTAAAGAAAGAGTATAAGGAGCGAATAGTAGCTGCCCTTACCGAAGAGTTTGGTTACAGTAATGTAATGCAGGTTCCTAAGTTAGAGAAGATAGTAATGAGTAGAGGTGTAGGAGCTGCTGTTGCTGACAAGAAACTTATTGACCATGCAATAGATGAAATGACTATGATAACGGGTCAACAAGCCGTTGCTACTATGTCTAAAAAAGATGTTGCTGCCTTTAAGTTAAGAAAGGGTATGCCAATTGGTGCAAAAGTTACCTTAAGAGGTGAGCGTATGTACGAATTTTTAGACCGTTTGGTTACATCTGCGTTACCACGTGTTAGAGATTTTCAAGGTATCAAAGCTACAGGTTTTGATGGTCGTGGAAATTATAACCTAGGTGTTACAGAGCAAATTATTTTTCCTGAAGTTAATATTGATAAAATCAATAGAATTAACGGTATGGATATTACATTTGTAACTTCTGCAGATACAGACAAGGAAGCAAAATCATTATTAACAGAATTAGGTTTACCTTTTAAAAAGAATTAG
- the fusA gene encoding elongation factor G: MARDLRYTRNIGIAAHIDAGKTTTTERILFYTGVSHKIGEVHDGAATMDWMEQEQERGITITSAATTCEWKFPKENGEPTADAMDYHFNIIDTPGHVDFTVEVNRSLRVLDGLVFLFSAVDGVEPQSETNWRLADNYKVPRIGFVNKMDRQGSNFLMVCKQVKEMLGSNAVPIVLPIGDESDFRGIVDLAKNRAIVWHEEGFGATFDVIDIPEEMKAEVREYRAALIEAVAEYDENLMEKFFEDEDSITEEEVHAALRAAVMDRAIIPMICGSSFKNKGVQFLLDAVCRYLPSPVDKEAIIGTNPDTGEQESRKPNVKEPFAALAFKIATDPFVGRLAFFRTYSGRLDAGSYILNNRSGKKERISRIYQMHSNKQNAIDYIEAGDIGAAVGFKDIKTGDTMSDEKHPIVLESMDFPEPVIGIAVEPKTKADVDKLGMALSKLAEEDPTFQVKTDEASGQTIISGMGELHLDIIVDRLRREFKVEVNQGEPQVEYKEALTKTAAHRETYKKQSGGRGKFGDIVFEMGPADEDFEGEGLQFVDQIKGGRIPKEFIPSIEKGFNAAMQNGPLAGYEMDTMKVVLKDGSFHAVDSDAISFELAAKMGYKAAGKAAGAVIMEPIMKLEVITPEENMGDIVGDLNRRRGTIGDMSDRAGAKVVKGTVPLSEMFGYVTSLRTLSSGRATSTMEFSHYAETPSNISEEVIKASKGITA; the protein is encoded by the coding sequence ATGGCAAGAGATTTAAGATATACAAGAAATATAGGTATTGCAGCACATATTGATGCTGGTAAAACCACTACTACCGAGCGTATTCTTTTTTATACGGGAGTTAGTCATAAGATAGGTGAGGTTCATGATGGCGCTGCTACTATGGACTGGATGGAGCAGGAGCAAGAAAGAGGTATTACAATTACTTCTGCTGCTACAACATGTGAATGGAAATTCCCTAAAGAAAATGGTGAGCCAACTGCTGATGCAATGGATTATCATTTTAACATTATTGATACCCCTGGGCACGTTGATTTTACTGTAGAGGTAAATCGTTCTTTACGTGTTTTAGATGGTTTAGTCTTTTTGTTTAGTGCTGTTGATGGTGTTGAGCCTCAATCAGAAACTAACTGGAGATTAGCAGATAATTATAAAGTTCCAAGAATTGGATTTGTGAACAAGATGGACCGTCAAGGTTCTAACTTTCTTATGGTTTGTAAGCAAGTTAAAGAAATGCTTGGTTCAAATGCAGTTCCAATAGTGCTTCCAATCGGCGATGAGTCTGATTTTAGAGGTATTGTTGATTTAGCAAAGAATAGAGCTATTGTATGGCATGAAGAGGGCTTTGGTGCTACTTTTGATGTTATTGATATTCCTGAGGAAATGAAAGCTGAAGTAAGGGAGTATAGAGCTGCCTTGATTGAAGCTGTTGCAGAATACGATGAGAATTTGATGGAGAAATTCTTCGAAGATGAAGATTCTATCACTGAAGAGGAAGTACATGCTGCTTTAAGAGCTGCTGTTATGGATCGTGCAATCATACCTATGATTTGTGGTTCTTCATTTAAAAATAAAGGTGTTCAGTTTTTATTGGATGCTGTTTGTAGATATTTACCTTCTCCTGTAGATAAGGAGGCTATTATAGGAACAAACCCTGATACAGGTGAGCAAGAGTCTAGAAAGCCAAATGTTAAAGAGCCATTTGCTGCTTTAGCGTTTAAGATTGCTACAGATCCTTTCGTAGGTAGATTGGCATTCTTTAGAACTTATTCTGGTCGTTTAGATGCGGGATCTTACATATTGAATAATCGTTCAGGTAAGAAAGAACGTATTTCACGTATTTATCAGATGCACTCAAATAAGCAAAATGCTATCGATTATATCGAAGCAGGTGATATTGGTGCAGCCGTTGGTTTTAAGGATATTAAAACTGGTGATACCATGTCAGATGAAAAGCATCCTATTGTTTTGGAGAGCATGGACTTCCCAGAACCAGTAATAGGTATTGCTGTTGAGCCTAAAACTAAGGCGGATGTTGATAAATTGGGTATGGCTTTATCTAAATTGGCTGAAGAAGATCCAACTTTTCAAGTAAAAACAGACGAAGCTTCTGGTCAGACTATCATATCTGGTATGGGTGAGTTACACCTAGATATTATTGTAGATCGTTTAAGAAGAGAATTTAAGGTTGAAGTAAACCAAGGTGAGCCTCAAGTAGAGTACAAAGAAGCATTAACGAAAACCGCTGCACATAGGGAGACTTATAAAAAGCAATCAGGTGGTCGTGGTAAATTTGGTGATATTGTATTTGAAATGGGACCTGCTGATGAGGATTTCGAAGGAGAAGGACTTCAGTTTGTAGATCAAATTAAAGGTGGTCGTATTCCTAAAGAATTTATACCATCTATTGAGAAAGGTTTTAATGCTGCAATGCAAAATGGACCTTTGGCTGGTTATGAAATGGATACAATGAAAGTTGTTCTTAAAGATGGTTCTTTTCATGCGGTTGATTCTGATGCAATTTCTTTTGAATTGGCGGCGAAAATGGGTTACAAAGCTGCAGGTAAAGCTGCTGGTGCTGTAATTATGGAGCCGATTATGAAATTAGAAGTTATTACTCCGGAAGAAAACATGGGTGATATCGTTGGTGATTTGAATAGAAGAAGAGGTACTATTGGCGATATGAGTGATAGAGCTGGTGCTAAAGTTGTTAAAGGTACTGTTCCGTTATCAGAAATGTTCGGTTATGTTACTTCATTGAGAACATTATCATCGGGTCGTGCAACTTCAACAATGGAATTTTCACACTATGCAGAAACACCTTCTAATATATCAGAAGAGGTTATTAAAGCATCAAAAGGTATAACAGCATAA
- the rpmC gene encoding 50S ribosomal protein L29 has protein sequence MKKQEIKEMSVVGLTEKLAEYKKQHADLKMAHFVTPLENPLQIRKVRRTVAKLATELTNRENQ, from the coding sequence ATGAAAAAACAAGAGATTAAAGAAATGTCTGTGGTAGGACTTACGGAGAAATTGGCCGAGTACAAGAAGCAGCATGCAGATTTGAAAATGGCACATTTTGTAACTCCGTTAGAAAATCCGCTTCAGATTAGAAAAGTAAGGAGAACGGTAGCGAAATTAGCTACTGAATTAACTAATAGGGAGAACCAATAA
- the rplW gene encoding 50S ribosomal protein L23 — MSVLIKPIITEKMTADSELNNRYGFVVDPKANKLQIKDAVEATYGVSVKKVRTMNYGPTRKSRYTKTGVQHGKTNAIKKAIVDVVEGDIIDFYSNL; from the coding sequence ATGAGTGTGTTGATAAAACCAATTATAACGGAAAAAATGACTGCTGATAGCGAGTTGAATAACCGTTATGGATTCGTAGTTGACCCTAAGGCTAACAAATTGCAAATTAAAGATGCAGTTGAAGCTACTTATGGTGTTTCTGTGAAGAAGGTTCGTACAATGAATTACGGTCCTACAAGAAAATCCAGATATACAAAAACTGGTGTGCAGCACGGAAAAACAAATGCAATTAAAAAAGCAATTGTTGATGTTGTAGAAGGTGATATTATCGATTTTTACAGTAATCTATAA
- the rpsG gene encoding 30S ribosomal protein S7 yields the protein MRKKQAKKRPLLPDPRFNDQLVTRFVNMMMWDGKKSVAFGVFYDAIDIVDAKKTDEEKTALELWKDALSNVMPHVEVRSRRVGGATFQIPMQIRPDRKISTAMKWLISYARKRNEKGMAQKLAGEILAAAKEEGAAVKKRTDTHKMAEANKAFSHFRF from the coding sequence ATGAGAAAAAAACAGGCAAAGAAAAGACCGCTTTTACCAGATCCAAGATTTAATGATCAGTTGGTGACACGTTTCGTTAACATGATGATGTGGGATGGTAAAAAATCAGTAGCTTTTGGTGTGTTTTATGATGCAATTGACATTGTAGACGCAAAGAAGACTGATGAAGAAAAGACAGCTTTAGAACTTTGGAAAGATGCATTAAGTAATGTTATGCCTCACGTAGAAGTTAGAAGTAGAAGAGTTGGTGGTGCAACATTTCAGATACCAATGCAAATTAGACCAGACCGTAAAATATCAACAGCTATGAAGTGGTTGATTAGTTATGCTAGAAAGCGTAATGAGAAAGGTATGGCTCAGAAATTAGCTGGTGAAATTTTAGCTGCTGCAAAAGAAGAAGGTGCTGCTGTTAAGAAAAGAACTGATACCCACAAGATGGCTGAGGCAAACAAAGCATTCTCTCACTTTAGATTTTAA
- the rplP gene encoding 50S ribosomal protein L16 yields MLQPKRTKFRKMQKGRMKGLAGRGHQLSNGMFGIKNVDDAAFLTSRQIEAARIAATRFMKREGQLWIKIFPDKPITKKPLEVRMGKGKGAPEYFVAVVKPGRIMFEVAGVPLEVAKEALRLAAQKLPVKTKFIVARDYEAVN; encoded by the coding sequence ATGTTACAACCGAAAAGAACAAAGTTCCGTAAGATGCAGAAAGGCCGTATGAAAGGTCTTGCTGGAAGAGGACACCAACTTTCAAATGGTATGTTCGGTATAAAGAATGTTGATGATGCTGCATTTTTGACTTCACGCCAGATAGAAGCTGCTCGTATTGCTGCTACTAGATTTATGAAGAGAGAGGGTCAATTGTGGATTAAAATATTTCCAGACAAGCCGATTACCAAAAAACCATTAGAAGTACGTATGGGTAAAGGTAAGGGTGCACCAGAATATTTCGTTGCCGTGGTTAAGCCAGGTAGAATAATGTTCGAAGTGGCCGGAGTTCCTTTGGAAGTAGCAAAAGAAGCTTTAAGATTAGCGGCTCAGAAACTTCCTGTTAAGACTAAATTCATTGTAGCTCGTGATTACGAGGCTGTAAATTAA
- the rplC gene encoding 50S ribosomal protein L3, with amino-acid sequence MSGLIGKKVGMTSIFDENGKNIPCTVIQAGPCVVTQVRTEEVDGYSALQLGFDDKAESRAIKAELGHFKKAGASPKKKVVEFRDFEGEFKLGDTVGVDVFVEGQFVDVIGTSKGKGFQGVVKRHGFAGVGQATHGQHNRLRAPGSIGAASYPARVFKGMKMAGRMGTDRVTVQNLRVLKVVPEKNLLVVKGCVPGHKNAYVTIQR; translated from the coding sequence ATGTCTGGGTTAATAGGAAAGAAAGTAGGCATGACCAGTATTTTTGACGAGAATGGAAAAAACATTCCATGTACCGTTATTCAAGCTGGACCATGTGTAGTTACCCAAGTCAGAACCGAAGAGGTCGACGGGTATAGTGCCCTTCAACTTGGTTTCGATGACAAGGCAGAAAGTCGTGCTATTAAGGCTGAATTAGGCCATTTTAAAAAAGCAGGTGCTTCTCCTAAGAAAAAAGTCGTTGAATTCCGAGATTTTGAAGGTGAATTTAAATTAGGTGACACTGTTGGTGTTGATGTTTTCGTTGAAGGTCAATTCGTAGACGTTATTGGAACGTCTAAGGGTAAAGGTTTTCAAGGTGTAGTAAAACGTCACGGTTTCGCTGGGGTTGGTCAAGCAACTCATGGTCAGCATAACAGACTTAGAGCTCCTGGTTCTATTGGTGCTGCGTCATATCCTGCTAGAGTTTTTAAGGGTATGAAAATGGCCGGTAGAATGGGTACTGATCGTGTAACGGTTCAGAATCTAAGAGTTTTAAAAGTAGTTCCAGAAAAGAATCTTTTAGTAGTAAAAGGTTGTGTTCCGGGCCATAAGAATGCTTATGTAACCATACAAAGGTAG
- the rpsL gene encoding 30S ribosomal protein S12: protein MPTISQLVRIGRETITKKSKSAALDSCPQRRGVCTRVYTTTPKKPNSAMRKVARVRLTNGKEVNAYIPGEGHNLQEHSIVLVRGGRVKDLPGVRYHIVRGALDTAGVAGRTQRRSKYGAKRPKN from the coding sequence ATGCCAACAATATCACAATTAGTACGAATAGGAAGAGAGACGATTACTAAGAAGAGTAAATCGGCTGCTTTGGATTCGTGTCCTCAGAGAAGGGGTGTTTGTACACGTGTTTATACTACCACGCCAAAGAAACCAAATTCAGCTATGAGAAAAGTAGCAAGGGTAAGGTTAACGAACGGTAAGGAAGTGAATGCTTACATTCCAGGAGAGGGTCACAATCTTCAAGAGCACTCGATAGTATTAGTAAGAGGCGGAAGAGTTAAAGATTTACCAGGAGTAAGGTATCATATTGTACGTGGTGCATTGGACACAGCAGGTGTGGCCGGTAGAACACAACGTAGATCTAAATATGGTGCGAAACGCCCTAAAAATTAA
- the rpsJ gene encoding 30S ribosomal protein S10 has product MSQKIRIKLKSYDHNLVDKSAEKIVKTVKTTGAVVTGPIPLPTHKKIFTVLRSPHVNKKSREQFQLSSYKRLLDIYSSSSKTIDALMKLELPSGVEVEIKV; this is encoded by the coding sequence ATGAGTCAGAAAATTAGAATAAAACTAAAATCTTACGATCACAATTTGGTGGATAAATCTGCTGAGAAGATTGTAAAAACGGTAAAAACAACTGGTGCTGTTGTAACAGGGCCAATTCCTTTACCAACACATAAAAAGATATTTACGGTTTTACGTTCACCTCACGTGAATAAAAAATCAAGAGAGCAGTTTCAGTTAAGTTCTTACAAGAGATTGTTAGATATTTATAGCTCTTCATCTAAAACTATTGATGCACTTATGAAGTTAGAGCTTCCAAGTGGTGTAGAAGTGGAAATTAAGGTGTAA
- the rpsS gene encoding 30S ribosomal protein S19, translating into MARSLKKGPYVHYSLEKKIQQSVSSGKKAVIKTWSRASMITPDFVGMTIAVHNGKQFVPVFVTENMVGHKLGEFSPTRSFRGHIGAKNKGKK; encoded by the coding sequence ATGGCACGTTCACTAAAAAAAGGACCTTACGTTCACTATAGTTTGGAAAAGAAAATCCAGCAAAGTGTTTCATCCGGTAAAAAAGCGGTAATAAAAACATGGTCTAGAGCTTCTATGATCACTCCTGATTTTGTTGGGATGACAATAGCAGTTCACAACGGAAAACAATTTGTACCTGTTTTTGTAACAGAAAACATGGTAGGACATAAACTTGGGGAATTCTCACCAACAAGATCTTTTAGAGGTCATATAGGTGCGAAAAACAAAGGAAAAAAGTAA
- the rplD gene encoding 50S ribosomal protein L4: MKIAVLDIKGKDTGRKANLSDDVFAIEPNDHAVYLDVKQYLAHQRQGTHKAKERAEIAGSTRKIKKQKGTGTARAGSIKSPIFRGGGRIFGPRPKDYTQKLNKNLKRLARKSALTLKSKENAILVVEDFDFDTPKTKDFIDVLKTLGLENKKSLIVLGDSNKGVYLSSRNFKGSEVITNSELSTYKILHANSVVLLESSLEGIESNLNKQ; encoded by the coding sequence ATGAAAATAGCAGTTTTAGATATTAAAGGAAAAGACACAGGTAGAAAGGCAAACCTTTCTGATGATGTTTTCGCTATAGAGCCTAATGATCACGCAGTATACCTAGATGTTAAGCAGTATTTGGCTCATCAGAGACAAGGTACGCATAAAGCTAAGGAAAGAGCTGAGATCGCTGGTAGTACTAGAAAGATTAAGAAACAAAAAGGTACGGGTACTGCGAGAGCAGGTAGTATTAAATCTCCAATCTTTAGAGGTGGTGGTAGAATATTCGGCCCTAGACCTAAAGATTATACTCAAAAGTTAAACAAAAACTTAAAGCGTTTGGCAAGAAAATCAGCATTGACTTTAAAGTCAAAAGAGAATGCGATTTTAGTAGTTGAAGACTTTGATTTTGATACTCCGAAAACTAAAGATTTTATTGATGTTTTAAAGACATTAGGTCTTGAGAATAAAAAGTCTTTAATAGTGTTGGGTGATTCAAATAAAGGTGTATATTTGTCTTCGCGTAATTTTAAAGGTTCAGAAGTTATAACTAACTCAGAATTAAGTACTTACAAAATTCTTCATGCTAATAGCGTGGTATTGTTAGAGAGCTCTTTGGAAGGAATTGAATCGAATTTAAATAAACAATAA
- the rplX gene encoding 50S ribosomal protein L24 yields the protein MKKLKIKTGDTVRITAGDHKGTEGKVMRVNLEKNKAIVEGANMVSKHEKPSAKNPQGGIVKKEALIHISNLALIDSKSGDVTRVGYEMKDGKKVRVSKKSNEVI from the coding sequence ATGAAAAAGTTAAAAATCAAAACAGGAGATACGGTAAGAATTACTGCTGGTGACCATAAAGGAACCGAAGGTAAGGTTATGCGTGTAAATCTTGAGAAAAATAAAGCCATCGTTGAAGGTGCCAATATGGTATCTAAACATGAGAAGCCTAGTGCTAAAAACCCTCAAGGTGGTATTGTAAAAAAAGAAGCTTTAATCCATATTTCTAATTTAGCCTTGATCGACAGTAAGTCTGGAGATGTAACAAGAGTAGGTTACGAAATGAAGGATGGTAAAAAAGTTAGGGTTTCCAAAAAATCCAATGAAGTAATTTAG
- the rplV gene encoding 50S ribosomal protein L22 — MGVRKKQMAERIKAEKKMVAFAKLNNCPTSPRKMRLVADLIRGVKVEQALAILRFNPKEASRKLEKLLLSALANWQAKNEEASLEDADLIVAEIRVDSGAMLKRLRPAPQGRAHRIRKRSNHVTLVLGSKNITEN, encoded by the coding sequence ATGGGAGTTCGTAAAAAACAGATGGCCGAAAGAATTAAGGCTGAGAAGAAGATGGTAGCTTTTGCTAAGTTGAATAACTGTCCTACTTCACCTAGAAAAATGCGTTTAGTTGCGGATTTAATTCGTGGTGTAAAGGTAGAACAAGCCTTAGCTATTTTAAGGTTTAACCCTAAAGAGGCTTCTAGAAAGTTAGAGAAATTATTACTTTCAGCTTTGGCTAATTGGCAAGCAAAAAATGAAGAGGCAAGTTTAGAAGATGCTGATTTAATTGTTGCTGAGATTAGAGTAGATAGCGGTGCAATGTTAAAAAGATTGCGTCCTGCTCCACAAGGTAGAGCACATAGAATTAGAAAACGTTCAAACCATGTTACATTGGTTTTGGGGTCAAAAAATATAACAGAAAACTAG
- the rpsQ gene encoding 30S ribosomal protein S17: MEKRNLRKERVGVVTSNKMEKSIVIAEVKRVKHPMYGKFVLKTKKYVAHDEKNDCNIGDTVKIMETRPMSKTKCWRLVEILERAK, from the coding sequence ATGGAGAAAAGAAATTTAAGAAAAGAGAGAGTAGGAGTTGTTACTAGTAATAAAATGGAGAAATCTATTGTTATTGCAGAAGTAAAAAGAGTTAAACATCCTATGTACGGAAAGTTCGTTTTGAAGACAAAGAAATATGTTGCACATGACGAAAAGAACGATTGTAACATTGGTGATACTGTAAAGATCATGGAAACAAGACCTATGAGTAAAACCAAATGTTGGAGATTAGTAGAAATCTTAGAAAGAGCTAAATAA
- the rplB gene encoding 50S ribosomal protein L2, with product MSVRKLKPITPGQRFRVVNGFDAITADKPEKSLLAPLKKSGGRNSQGKMTIRQKGGGHKRRYRVIDFKRDKQDVLATVKSIEYDPNRTAFIALLEYADGEKRYVIAQNGLQVDQQISSGSAVAPEIGNAMPLSEVPLGTIISCIELRPGQGAVMARSAGTFAQLMAKDGKFVTVKMPSGETRLILSGCMATIGAISNSDHQLLVSGKAGRSRWLGRRPRTRPVAMNPVDHPMGGGEGRASGGHPRSRNGIPAKGFRTRSKTKSTNKYIIERRKK from the coding sequence ATGTCAGTTAGAAAATTAAAACCAATCACTCCAGGACAGCGTTTTAGAGTAGTAAATGGATTTGACGCCATTACTGCTGATAAGCCGGAGAAGAGCTTGCTTGCTCCGTTAAAAAAGTCCGGAGGTAGAAACAGTCAAGGAAAAATGACCATACGCCAAAAAGGTGGAGGTCATAAAAGAAGGTATCGTGTAATAGATTTTAAGAGAGATAAGCAAGATGTGCTTGCTACTGTTAAGTCTATTGAATACGATCCAAATAGAACAGCATTTATTGCGCTATTGGAATATGCAGATGGTGAGAAGCGTTATGTAATCGCTCAAAATGGTTTGCAGGTTGATCAGCAGATTTCTTCTGGTTCAGCTGTTGCGCCTGAGATCGGTAATGCGATGCCGTTAAGTGAAGTTCCTTTAGGAACTATAATTTCATGTATTGAGTTAAGACCTGGGCAAGGAGCTGTTATGGCTCGTAGTGCTGGTACTTTCGCTCAACTTATGGCAAAAGACGGTAAGTTTGTTACTGTTAAAATGCCATCTGGTGAAACTAGATTAATTCTTTCAGGTTGTATGGCAACTATTGGGGCTATATCTAATTCGGATCATCAATTACTAGTATCAGGTAAAGCTGGTAGAAGTAGATGGTTGGGTAGAAGACCAAGAACTAGACCGGTGGCTATGAACCCTGTCGATCACCCAATGGGTGGTGGTGAAGGTAGAGCTTCAGGTGGTCATCCAAGATCGAGAAACGGAATACCTGCTAAAGGATTCAGAACTCGTTCTAAGACCAAGAGTACCAACAAGTATATAATAGAACGTAGAAAGAAATAA